One Phycisphaerae bacterium genomic region harbors:
- the flgL gene encoding flagellar hook-associated protein FlgL: MQTQILLSGMRRSMVQLLQSQEQLATGLRVLRPSDNPIDTTGAMRLDDTLEAQEQYLANIDYASKAMNLADATLGSVHNLTVEAHDLALENVGATATADQRNAAATLIDSILGQLVTLGNTEYLGTFLFAGMRNDVAPFAHEDGLVRYVGDDSQVSIQVSGDINEPVNLTARQVFGTGSGVVASSEDLMTAAAGATRLTDLSGAMNEGVRNGTLVIEGSVIGRYQIDTSDCETVGDLIAKVNDALPASVSLSLEASGRSLRLVSSNGGETLQVTESGQGTIAHDLGLYQPTPGGNAIAGDDFGPRLVPQTPLSRLHQNAGIDQASGIIITNGTKSITLDFSSATTIQDVISTINTSGVGVEARISPDGTGIEIASVLAGGNLKIAENGGTTAADLGIHTFTAATALADLNGGAGVDEVDGADFRVTASDGSAFDVDIAGAATVQDAIDAINAAAGASGVAVQASLAATGNGIILTDNTGGPGTMRVARLNYSNAAEDLGILGETSGGNQIVGTDVNPTKEESLFAYLIDLREGLLANDTQAIEQAGAKLESYLDELNRYRGRLGYMARAIETRRERTEDATLSTKALLSEIKDLDYTEAITRFQQYQTALQANLTTGGQIMNTSLLDFLR; this comes from the coding sequence ATGCAGACGCAGATCCTGCTGAGCGGGATGCGGCGGAGCATGGTGCAACTGCTGCAGAGCCAGGAGCAGTTGGCAACGGGGCTTCGCGTCCTGCGTCCCAGCGACAATCCGATCGACACCACCGGTGCGATGCGGCTTGACGACACGCTGGAGGCCCAGGAGCAGTACCTGGCCAACATCGACTACGCGAGCAAGGCGATGAACCTGGCCGACGCCACCCTCGGATCGGTGCACAACCTGACGGTCGAGGCTCACGATCTGGCCCTGGAGAACGTCGGGGCGACCGCGACCGCCGATCAACGGAACGCCGCGGCCACGCTGATCGACTCGATTCTCGGGCAACTGGTGACGCTGGGCAACACCGAGTATCTCGGCACGTTCCTCTTCGCCGGGATGCGCAACGACGTGGCCCCGTTCGCCCACGAGGACGGGCTGGTCCGCTACGTCGGCGACGACAGCCAGGTCAGCATTCAGGTCTCCGGCGACATCAACGAGCCGGTCAACCTGACGGCCCGGCAGGTGTTTGGCACCGGGTCGGGCGTGGTCGCCTCGAGCGAAGACCTGATGACGGCGGCGGCCGGCGCGACGCGGCTGACGGACCTGTCCGGTGCGATGAATGAAGGCGTGCGGAACGGGACGCTGGTGATCGAGGGTTCGGTCATCGGCCGCTATCAGATTGACACGAGCGACTGTGAGACGGTGGGCGATCTGATCGCGAAGGTCAACGACGCATTGCCCGCGTCGGTGTCGCTTTCGCTTGAGGCCTCAGGCCGCTCGCTGCGGCTGGTTTCGAGCAACGGCGGCGAGACGCTGCAGGTCACCGAATCCGGCCAGGGGACGATCGCCCATGACCTGGGTCTCTATCAGCCGACGCCGGGCGGAAACGCGATCGCCGGCGACGACTTTGGCCCTCGCTTGGTTCCCCAGACTCCGCTGAGCCGGCTCCACCAGAACGCCGGCATCGACCAGGCGAGCGGCATCATCATCACCAACGGGACCAAGTCGATTACATTGGACTTCAGTTCGGCGACCACCATCCAGGACGTGATCAGCACGATCAACACCTCCGGCGTGGGCGTCGAGGCTCGCATCAGTCCGGACGGCACGGGCATCGAGATCGCCAGCGTGCTGGCCGGCGGCAACCTCAAGATCGCCGAGAACGGCGGAACGACGGCGGCGGATCTGGGCATTCACACCTTCACCGCGGCCACCGCTCTGGCCGACCTTAACGGCGGAGCGGGCGTGGACGAGGTGGACGGAGCCGACTTCCGCGTCACCGCCTCCGACGGTTCGGCCTTCGACGTGGACATCGCCGGCGCCGCGACCGTGCAGGACGCCATCGACGCGATCAACGCGGCGGCGGGCGCATCCGGCGTGGCCGTCCAGGCGTCCCTGGCCGCCACCGGGAACGGCATCATCCTGACCGACAACACCGGCGGGCCCGGCACGATGCGGGTGGCCCGGTTGAACTACTCGAACGCGGCTGAGGATCTGGGAATCCTCGGCGAGACCTCCGGCGGCAACCAGATCGTCGGGACGGACGTCAATCCGACCAAGGAGGAGTCGCTGTTCGCGTACCTGATCGATCTTCGCGAAGGCCTTCTGGCCAACGACACGCAGGCGATCGAACAGGCGGGCGCGAAGCTTGAGAGCTATCTGGATGAGTTGAACCGCTACCGCGGGCGTCTCGGCTACATGGCCCGGGCGATCGAGACCCGCCGGGAGCGGACGGAAGACGCGACGCTGTCCACCAAGGCCTTGCTCAGCGAGATCAAGGATCTCGACTACACCGAGGCCATCACCAGGTTTCAGCAGTACCAGACGGCGCTGCAGGCGAACCTGACCACGGGCGGACAGATTATGAATACATCGTTGTTGGATTTTCTGCGATAG
- a CDS encoding flagellar assembly protein FliW, with protein sequence MQIETSRFGSVEIDDSRITQFPKGLVGFPHCVRFALMQTNDEGVFFWLQSVERAELAFVVCDPRVFVPDYRIPIKGEDLELIGLESPDDAQVLVIVNKVDNMLTGNLQGPLVINARSLTGAQLVLSDKRYTTRYPLISLDRRERVAMSKTA encoded by the coding sequence ATGCAGATTGAAACGTCGAGATTTGGGTCGGTGGAGATTGACGACAGCCGGATCACGCAGTTTCCCAAAGGGCTGGTCGGATTTCCGCACTGCGTCCGGTTCGCCCTGATGCAGACGAACGACGAGGGTGTGTTCTTCTGGCTCCAGTCGGTGGAGCGGGCGGAACTGGCCTTTGTGGTGTGCGATCCGCGGGTGTTCGTGCCCGACTACCGGATCCCGATCAAGGGCGAAGACCTGGAGCTGATCGGGCTGGAGTCGCCGGACGACGCCCAGGTGCTGGTGATCGTCAACAAGGTGGACAACATGTTGACGGGCAACCTGCAGGGCCCTCTGGTGATCAACGCCAGGAGCCTGACCGGCGCCCAACTGGTCCTGTCGGACAAGCGGTACACGACCCGATATCCGCTGATCTCGCTGGACCGCCGTGAGCGGGTGGCGATGAGCAAGACGGCTTAG
- the flgG gene encoding flagellar basal-body rod protein FlgG: MSVTAMNTAASGLHALSHRLDVIANNLANVNTVGFKKARANFEDLLYQVRRQPGSENSLGDITPAGILLGTGVRLSSTQFCFEQGSFDQTGKQLDLAIDGAGLFQVRVFEDMGPNGIGYTRAGNFFRNANGEIVLGNSNGFRLEPPITISEDATSVTIGSDGRVLVTTPGATEPEEVGQIELARFVNPEGLLAKGQNVYVETQASGPPIVGVPTEEGFGAILQGSLEQSNVEPVRELVDLIQTQRSFELNGRSISAADEMLQAVVHMR, translated from the coding sequence ATGTCAGTAACGGCAATGAACACGGCGGCATCAGGGCTTCACGCCCTTTCGCATCGGCTTGACGTGATCGCCAACAACCTGGCCAACGTGAACACGGTCGGGTTCAAGAAGGCACGAGCCAACTTCGAGGACCTGCTCTACCAGGTCCGCCGCCAGCCGGGATCGGAGAACAGTCTGGGCGACATCACGCCGGCGGGCATTCTGCTTGGGACCGGGGTGCGGCTCAGTTCGACGCAGTTCTGCTTCGAGCAGGGCAGCTTCGATCAGACGGGCAAGCAGTTGGACCTGGCGATCGACGGGGCCGGCCTGTTCCAGGTGCGGGTGTTCGAGGACATGGGCCCCAACGGGATCGGCTACACGCGGGCGGGGAATTTCTTCCGCAACGCCAACGGCGAGATCGTGCTGGGCAACAGCAACGGTTTCCGGCTTGAGCCGCCGATCACCATTTCGGAAGACGCGACGTCGGTGACGATCGGCTCGGACGGCCGGGTGCTGGTGACGACGCCGGGCGCGACGGAGCCGGAAGAGGTGGGGCAGATTGAACTGGCGCGGTTCGTGAATCCCGAGGGTTTGCTGGCCAAGGGCCAGAACGTGTACGTTGAGACGCAGGCCTCGGGCCCGCCGATCGTGGGCGTTCCCACGGAAGAGGGTTTCGGGGCCATTCTGCAGGGCTCTCTGGAGCAGTCGAACGTCGAGCCGGTTCGCGAGTTGGTGGACCTGATCCAGACGCAGCGTTCGTTCGAGTTGAACGGCCGGTCGATCAGCGCGGCCGACGAGATGCTCCAGGCCGTGGTGCACATGAGGTAA
- a CDS encoding flagellar basal body P-ring protein FlgI → MKKTIVATILLMTTAAEAVKVADITHLQGQRENHLISIGLVVGLNGTGDGGKFVPAIRPLAAFLQHFGNPVMSIDELKNAKNVALVSVTAAIGNNGAREGQTLDVRISAIGSAKSLEGGTLLLTPLMGSHPSDPTIYALAGGTVSVDAANPTNGIVKKGAIMEQDVFYNQVENGAFTLVIDDAHASWPMASAIAMTINEAVSVQSSQLQLATARDPKNVEVAIPAAERLDPANFIAWIQGLPLLMPEKQARVTINPTAGTIVIDGNVTISPVTITYRGMTISTESLLRQQRQQEGKADAEPGDFRLPDSVELRLVIEALEALKAPFDDRVAIVRELARSGNLQGQLVEQR, encoded by the coding sequence ATGAAGAAGACGATCGTGGCGACAATCCTGCTGATGACGACCGCGGCTGAGGCGGTGAAGGTGGCCGACATCACGCACCTGCAGGGCCAGCGGGAAAATCATCTGATCAGCATCGGCCTGGTGGTGGGGCTCAACGGCACCGGCGACGGCGGCAAGTTCGTTCCGGCGATCCGTCCTTTGGCGGCGTTCCTGCAGCACTTCGGCAATCCGGTGATGTCGATCGACGAACTCAAGAACGCCAAGAACGTGGCCTTGGTTTCGGTGACGGCGGCGATCGGCAACAACGGGGCCCGCGAGGGGCAGACCCTCGACGTGCGGATCTCGGCAATCGGGTCGGCCAAGAGTCTCGAGGGCGGCACGCTGCTGCTGACCCCGCTGATGGGCTCGCACCCCTCGGACCCGACGATCTACGCCCTGGCGGGCGGGACGGTGTCGGTGGACGCGGCCAACCCGACCAACGGGATCGTCAAGAAGGGCGCGATCATGGAGCAGGACGTTTTCTACAATCAGGTGGAGAACGGGGCCTTCACGCTGGTGATCGACGACGCCCACGCGAGCTGGCCGATGGCCTCGGCGATCGCCATGACGATCAACGAGGCGGTTTCGGTCCAGTCCTCGCAGCTTCAGTTGGCCACGGCCCGCGACCCGAAGAACGTGGAGGTCGCGATCCCGGCGGCGGAGCGGTTGGACCCGGCCAACTTCATCGCCTGGATCCAGGGTCTGCCGCTGCTCATGCCGGAAAAGCAGGCGCGGGTGACCATCAATCCGACGGCGGGGACGATCGTGATCGACGGCAACGTGACGATCTCGCCGGTGACCATCACGTATCGCGGGATGACCATCAGCACCGAGTCGCTGCTGCGTCAGCAGCGGCAGCAGGAGGGCAAAGCGGACGCCGAACCGGGCGATTTCCGGCTGCCGGACTCGGTGGAGCTTCGGCTGGTGATCGAGGCCCTTGAGGCCCTCAAGGCCCCGTTCGACGATCGGGTGGCGATCGTCCGGGAACTGGCGCGGTCGGGCAATCTACAGGGACAACTGGTGGAGCAGCGATGA
- a CDS encoding flagellar basal body L-ring protein FlgH: protein MTRLFVWLMRALLVLGVCLAVVRPNAAKAQSSSLFIRASASTPGLAVRPAVPVEEEDQEGMPALVENSFFSVKPPPKRIFKVGDLITVIVRQKSEYKHSGDTKLEREVEIQAALKDWIRFSDAGSSCKLVPDTMPAGDPKIDFKMDRSFEGNGGASRKDEVITRITCRIIDVMPNKNLVLQGGPDVVETDDEKQVVTLTGTCRTDDIAADNTILSTQLLETHFKRESFGPVRDSMRRGWAYKIWDKIRPF, encoded by the coding sequence ATGACACGCCTGTTTGTGTGGTTGATGCGAGCATTGCTGGTCCTTGGTGTGTGCCTGGCGGTGGTCCGGCCGAACGCAGCGAAGGCGCAGTCCTCGTCGCTGTTCATCCGGGCCTCCGCCAGCACGCCGGGACTGGCAGTGCGGCCGGCGGTCCCGGTCGAAGAGGAGGATCAGGAGGGCATGCCCGCCCTGGTCGAGAACTCGTTCTTCTCGGTCAAGCCTCCGCCCAAGCGGATCTTCAAGGTGGGCGACCTGATCACGGTGATCGTCCGCCAGAAGTCCGAGTACAAGCACTCGGGCGACACCAAGCTGGAGCGGGAGGTGGAGATCCAGGCGGCGTTGAAGGATTGGATCCGGTTCAGCGACGCCGGCAGCTCCTGCAAACTGGTGCCGGACACCATGCCCGCCGGCGATCCCAAGATTGACTTCAAGATGGACCGGAGCTTCGAGGGCAACGGCGGAGCGAGTCGCAAGGACGAGGTGATCACCCGGATCACGTGCCGGATCATCGACGTGATGCCGAACAAGAACCTGGTGCTCCAGGGCGGTCCGGACGTGGTTGAGACCGACGACGAGAAGCAGGTGGTGACGCTGACCGGGACGTGCCGGACCGACGACATCGCCGCGGACAACACCATTCTCTCGACCCAACTGCTGGAGACGCACTTCAAGCGGGAGAGCTTCGGCCCGGTGCGGGACTCGATGCGGCGCGGGTGGGCGTACAAGATCTGGGACAAGATTCGACCCTTCTAA
- the flgA gene encoding flagellar basal body P-ring formation protein FlgA, producing the protein MNSHRFPTTRSRQRLIQAVWLSLMLSGSAAAVSSDGLTVRLLPEVQVGASAVRLSQIAKISGPADQAAAMGELVVIESAAGGEDFEVRAWKVSELLSSVGYDLTRVAIRGSAVCRVQTAAAASSEGPQRSQSSGLSLGAAANVGGPASLESRIRKVICDQLVDLPEDAKVKIDFNPTVGPVLSLTDPPYSFRIEPQGDVRRLGLIGLKVEIVREAEVLQTVQVLAKVEVEAPLLVARRTINSKAEIGEPDVELLWRPIRKVGETYVTALDEVSGQRARRLIPPGTVITADLLEAQPMASRGQLVTVLHRVGGLEVRMTGRAMSGGVKGELISVRNERSKDIFRGRLIKPGVVLVETAPLQSGPELVDGSEVIRP; encoded by the coding sequence ATGAATTCGCATAGGTTTCCGACAACCCGTTCCCGGCAGAGACTGATACAGGCGGTCTGGCTGAGCCTGATGCTCTCGGGCTCAGCCGCCGCCGTCAGTTCGGATGGGTTGACGGTTCGCCTGCTGCCCGAGGTCCAGGTCGGCGCCTCGGCGGTCAGGCTTTCGCAGATTGCGAAGATCAGCGGACCGGCCGACCAGGCGGCGGCGATGGGCGAGCTGGTGGTGATCGAGTCGGCGGCGGGCGGCGAGGATTTCGAGGTCCGGGCCTGGAAGGTCAGCGAACTGCTTTCGAGCGTCGGCTATGACCTGACCCGGGTGGCGATCCGCGGATCGGCGGTCTGCCGGGTCCAGACGGCGGCGGCGGCAAGTTCGGAGGGCCCGCAGCGTTCCCAGTCGTCCGGCCTGTCGCTCGGCGCGGCGGCGAACGTGGGCGGACCGGCGAGCCTGGAGTCGCGGATTCGGAAAGTGATCTGCGATCAGCTCGTGGACCTGCCCGAGGACGCGAAAGTGAAGATTGATTTTAATCCGACGGTCGGGCCGGTGCTCTCGCTGACCGACCCGCCGTACAGCTTCCGGATCGAGCCTCAGGGCGACGTGCGTCGGCTGGGGCTGATCGGTCTGAAGGTGGAAATCGTCCGCGAGGCCGAAGTGCTGCAGACGGTCCAGGTGCTGGCGAAGGTGGAGGTCGAGGCCCCGCTGCTGGTGGCCCGCCGGACGATTAACAGCAAGGCGGAGATCGGCGAGCCGGACGTGGAACTCCTGTGGCGTCCTATCCGCAAGGTGGGCGAGACGTACGTGACGGCGTTGGACGAGGTGAGCGGCCAGCGGGCGCGGCGGCTGATCCCGCCGGGGACGGTGATCACGGCGGACCTGCTGGAGGCCCAGCCGATGGCCAGCCGCGGTCAACTGGTCACCGTGCTTCATCGGGTCGGAGGGTTGGAGGTCCGGATGACCGGCCGGGCGATGTCCGGCGGGGTCAAGGGCGAGTTGATTTCGGTTCGCAACGAACGGTCCAAGGATATCTTCCGGGGCCGGCTGATCAAGCCGGGCGTGGTGCTGGTCGAGACCGCGCCCCTGCAGTCGGGTCCGGAGTTGGTTGACGGAAGCGAGGTCATCAGGCCATGA
- a CDS encoding flagellin, which yields MSRINTNVGALVAQTHLARSQQQLQSTLQRLSSGLRINRGADDPAGLIASETLRSEISGIGQAIANSERASNVIATAEGALNEIASMLTSLQELIVGAANEGAMSEDEIAANQLQVDSAIESITRIANTTTFAGLHLLNGSLSYVTSGVDETSLQNLHVYSVQFGTNDYIPVNVQVVTSAQKAQLQFQSAKINENITIQVQGAQGVTELSFSSGTAASAIAFGVNTFSDATGVQAQYINSANPSSGISFQSTEYGSSAYLSVKALQAGAAFELVNPEGSPNNYDTGQDVTATVNGILTQGDGLRLTLQSMGLDLEMLVAEDFGLDSTSFAITGGGAKFQLGPAVNSNQQVNIGIRSVAASSLGNQDIGYLSQIRTGGDYSLVTGHAREASDIVQESIRQIAILRGRLGAFERNTLQTNINSLQVALENVTSSESQIRDADFAYETSQLTRNQILSQAGTAVLSIANTTPQSVLALLGG from the coding sequence ATGAGTAGGATTAACACGAATGTCGGTGCCCTGGTAGCCCAGACCCACCTGGCGCGGTCGCAGCAGCAGTTGCAGTCCACCCTGCAGCGGCTCTCGAGCGGCCTCCGGATCAACCGCGGGGCGGACGACCCGGCGGGCCTGATCGCCAGCGAGACCCTGCGCTCGGAGATTTCCGGGATCGGTCAGGCGATCGCCAACTCCGAACGCGCCTCGAACGTCATTGCCACGGCGGAAGGGGCCCTCAACGAAATCGCCTCGATGCTGACCAGCCTTCAGGAGCTGATCGTCGGGGCGGCCAACGAAGGGGCGATGTCCGAGGATGAGATCGCGGCCAACCAGCTTCAGGTGGACTCCGCCATCGAATCCATCACCCGCATCGCCAACACGACCACGTTCGCGGGGCTTCATCTGCTCAACGGGAGCCTCTCCTACGTGACCAGCGGCGTCGACGAGACCTCGCTCCAGAACCTGCACGTCTACTCGGTGCAGTTCGGGACCAACGACTACATTCCCGTCAACGTCCAGGTGGTGACCTCGGCCCAGAAGGCCCAGCTCCAGTTTCAGAGCGCCAAGATCAACGAGAACATCACCATCCAGGTTCAGGGGGCCCAGGGCGTGACCGAGCTGTCGTTCAGTTCGGGCACCGCCGCCTCCGCGATCGCGTTCGGGGTCAATACCTTCTCCGACGCCACCGGAGTCCAGGCCCAGTACATCAACTCGGCCAACCCCTCCAGCGGGATCAGCTTCCAGTCGACGGAGTACGGCTCCAGCGCCTACCTGTCGGTCAAGGCGCTGCAGGCCGGCGCCGCCTTCGAGTTGGTGAATCCCGAGGGCTCGCCCAACAACTACGACACCGGCCAGGACGTCACGGCCACCGTCAACGGCATCCTGACCCAGGGCGACGGCTTGAGACTGACTCTCCAGAGCATGGGCCTGGACCTCGAGATGCTGGTGGCTGAGGACTTCGGACTCGACAGCACCAGTTTCGCCATCACCGGCGGCGGGGCCAAATTCCAATTGGGCCCGGCCGTCAACAGCAACCAGCAGGTCAACATCGGGATCCGGTCGGTGGCGGCCTCGAGCCTGGGTAACCAGGACATCGGCTACCTCTCGCAGATTCGCACCGGCGGCGACTACTCGCTGGTCACCGGCCACGCCCGCGAGGCCAGCGATATCGTTCAGGAATCCATCCGGCAGATTGCGATCCTGCGAGGACGACTCGGCGCCTTCGAGCGCAACACTCTGCAGACGAACATCAACTCGCTGCAGGTCGCCCTGGAGAACGTCACCTCCAGCGAGTCGCAGATCCGCGACGCGGACTTTGCCTACGAGACATCGCAGTTGACCCGAAACCAGATCCTCAGCCAGGCGGGTACAGCTGTGCTGTCGATCGCCAACACCACGCCGCAGTCGGTTCTGGCCCTGCTGGGCGGATAG
- the flgK gene encoding flagellar hook-associated protein FlgK, translating to MGLINGSLQIGRSALLAHQAAMQVIGNNVANAGDPNYTRQTAVLSPVRGMRLIEGSDPGAGVQVTSLQRHIDYALEQRLRSSMSELNYDDVCGQMLSRLEALYNEMTDTDLSSALSEFFNAWSELQSKPHDVSTRNVLVQVAQSLSDQIGMLRQDVVDLYHNMGQVLDEAVDQINDYAGQIARLNVEIANASAAGKSPSALLDQRDKMLKQISELIDVEVIEHPAGDVTVYLAGDPLVQYNSARQLEVRREGNGDLVVPSVVFADSGRTVESSSGKVGAITWMIDDFVTGNLQQLDTLSQGLIFEVNKIHSSGQGIEGYASLTSEHAVSDASAALNAAGLTFSPQNGSFIVRVHDSHTDQYTVHQINVDLNGMGADMSLNGLAAELSAIAGVTATVQANNKLKIETTSSNYTVSFGEDSSHVLAALGLNSFFSGTSAADIAVASPIAENPQLIAAGRNGTTGDGSNAELIAGLRTAGADSLGGSSIPDFYRTIVSELGTQTAGARNNYSIHAAVTETLQAQREAISGVNIDEEAVDLLAAQRAFQGAARFINVINELTQEIMNLI from the coding sequence ATGGGACTGATTAACGGATCACTTCAAATCGGACGCTCGGCCCTGCTGGCCCACCAGGCGGCGATGCAGGTGATCGGCAACAACGTCGCCAACGCCGGCGATCCCAACTACACGCGGCAGACCGCCGTGCTGTCCCCGGTGCGGGGCATGCGGTTGATCGAAGGCTCCGATCCCGGCGCCGGCGTTCAGGTCACCAGCCTTCAGCGGCACATTGACTACGCCCTCGAGCAGCGGCTGCGCTCCTCGATGAGCGAGTTGAATTACGACGACGTGTGCGGCCAGATGCTCTCGCGCCTCGAGGCCCTCTACAACGAGATGACCGACACGGACCTCTCCAGCGCCCTGAGCGAGTTCTTCAATGCCTGGTCCGAGCTGCAGAGCAAGCCGCACGACGTGTCGACCCGCAACGTCCTGGTCCAGGTCGCCCAGTCGCTGTCCGATCAGATCGGCATGTTGCGGCAGGACGTGGTCGACCTCTATCACAACATGGGCCAGGTGCTGGACGAGGCGGTCGATCAGATCAACGACTACGCCGGGCAGATCGCCCGGTTGAACGTGGAAATCGCCAACGCTTCGGCGGCGGGCAAGAGCCCCAGCGCCCTGCTCGACCAGCGGGACAAGATGCTCAAGCAGATCTCCGAGCTGATCGACGTGGAGGTGATCGAGCACCCGGCGGGCGACGTGACGGTCTATCTGGCGGGCGACCCGCTGGTGCAGTACAACTCGGCCCGCCAGCTCGAGGTCCGCCGCGAGGGCAACGGCGATCTGGTGGTTCCCTCGGTGGTGTTCGCCGACAGCGGACGGACCGTGGAGTCCTCCTCCGGCAAGGTCGGGGCGATCACGTGGATGATCGACGACTTCGTGACCGGCAACCTTCAGCAACTCGACACGCTCAGCCAAGGGCTGATCTTCGAAGTGAACAAGATTCACAGCAGCGGCCAGGGTATCGAGGGTTACGCGAGCCTGACCTCGGAGCACGCGGTCAGCGACGCCTCGGCGGCCCTCAACGCGGCCGGCCTGACCTTCTCGCCGCAGAACGGCTCGTTCATCGTCCGGGTGCACGACTCGCACACCGACCAGTACACGGTGCACCAGATCAACGTCGATCTGAACGGCATGGGCGCGGACATGAGCCTCAACGGCCTGGCGGCTGAGCTGAGCGCCATCGCCGGCGTCACCGCCACCGTGCAGGCCAACAACAAACTGAAGATCGAGACCACCAGCAGCAACTACACGGTCAGCTTCGGCGAGGACAGTTCGCACGTGCTGGCCGCGCTGGGACTCAACAGCTTTTTCAGCGGGACCAGCGCCGCCGACATCGCGGTGGCCTCGCCGATCGCGGAGAATCCGCAGTTGATCGCGGCCGGGCGCAACGGGACGACGGGCGACGGCTCCAACGCCGAGTTGATCGCGGGCCTGCGAACCGCCGGCGCCGACTCCCTGGGCGGCAGCAGCATTCCCGATTTCTACCGGACCATCGTCAGCGAACTGGGCACCCAGACGGCCGGGGCGAGGAACAACTACTCGATCCATGCCGCGGTCACCGAGACGCTCCAGGCCCAGCGGGAGGCGATCAGCGGCGTCAACATCGACGAAGAGGCGGTGGACCTGCTGGCGGCCCAGCGGGCCTTCCAGGGCGCGGCCCGGTTCATCAACGTCATCAACGAACTGACGCAGGAGATCATGAACCTGATTTAA
- the csrA gene encoding carbon storage regulator CsrA — MLVLSRQKDETIMIGDDVEITVVDIRGDKVRLGITAPPHIPVHRKEVYEAIKRENRAASQVTPDDLSSLSSSGAASGSEGNGPSNGKSGANEPGSREQTRKGPRARRNGAAADQNSSQIENHSAKEPGRDGPRPEGT; from the coding sequence ATGTTAGTGCTCTCGAGACAGAAAGACGAGACCATCATGATAGGAGACGACGTGGAAATCACGGTCGTCGATATTCGAGGGGACAAGGTTCGGCTCGGCATCACCGCTCCGCCTCATATTCCCGTGCACCGCAAGGAGGTCTATGAGGCGATCAAGCGGGAGAACCGGGCGGCCTCGCAGGTCACCCCCGACGATCTGAGTTCCCTGTCATCCAGCGGCGCCGCGAGCGGTTCGGAGGGCAACGGTCCCTCCAACGGCAAGTCGGGCGCGAACGAGCCCGGGTCGCGCGAGCAGACCCGCAAGGGGCCTCGGGCGCGTCGGAACGGTGCGGCGGCTGATCAAAATAGTAGTCAAATCGAAAACCACAGTGCCAAAGAACCCGGTCGTGACGGACCACGACCGGAGGGGACGTAA
- a CDS encoding flagellar protein FlgN encodes MQEHQTTLETLVSTLQELRELHEQLLLAARNKQKYMRSGEIDSLESWSAREQFLIERIGETDARRRETAEALAEGLGKDEPVTLRTLAESLAEPDRSRLLALAGAIRSLADQVYQVNRINDAVTREILQCFAQMQRNVAAAQGDIGLYDGRGQRRVTPTLNILDAVG; translated from the coding sequence ATGCAGGAACACCAGACGACACTCGAGACGCTGGTCTCCACGCTGCAGGAGCTTCGCGAGCTGCACGAGCAGTTGCTGCTGGCGGCCAGGAACAAGCAGAAGTACATGCGGTCGGGCGAGATCGACTCGCTGGAGTCGTGGTCGGCCCGTGAACAATTTCTGATCGAGCGGATCGGCGAGACGGACGCCCGACGCCGCGAGACGGCCGAGGCCCTGGCCGAAGGGCTGGGCAAGGACGAGCCGGTCACGCTCCGGACGCTGGCGGAGAGCCTGGCCGAGCCGGATCGCAGCCGCCTGCTGGCCTTGGCCGGGGCGATCCGATCGCTGGCCGACCAGGTCTACCAGGTCAACCGAATCAACGATGCGGTGACGCGGGAAATCCTGCAGTGCTTCGCCCAGATGCAGCGGAACGTCGCCGCCGCCCAGGGCGATATCGGGCTTTATGACGGTCGCGGACAGCGGCGGGTGACGCCCACGCTAAACATTCTGGACGCAGTCGGATAG